The following coding sequences are from one Lolium rigidum isolate FL_2022 chromosome 6, APGP_CSIRO_Lrig_0.1, whole genome shotgun sequence window:
- the LOC124668684 gene encoding pentatricopeptide repeat-containing protein At2g27800, mitochondrial-like: MTTLLRRILCRAPTGASLSGRLLSTSRRTPHRFRRSHRAPTSSPSPDAVSAAIASLPTRLTPPLLASSLAATSDLRLLFPLLTHSLNLPTFRPSPAPFLVAVKRLGTAALYHEFDRTCALVFSLLPSLPSPGPLLRAALYFYCEFRRPGKAFHVYTLMRASADPAARPDAGTYHTLFATLLARGGSDSMVHYMYMDTVAALFRQMLEEGIAPDTRAVNVLVRGYAQSLHLNDALRVFHQMAPHYGCQPDAFTYSYLVHGLSAQGRTNNARELFDEMRGKGMVPTEQACNAFVSALAVAGEVAEAERVMWELAEAGMVVDHITRRAVVEELGRAGKREDADRVVREMEEMGILRVAERQELLGSIRDECGDGDYSTDESMRGGDWRRRRG, from the coding sequence atgacgacgctcctccgccgcatcCTCTGCCGGGCGCCCACCGGCGCCTCCCTCTCCGGCCGCCTCCTCTCCACCTCCCGCCGCACCCCGCACCGCTTCCGCCGCAGCCACCGCGCCCccacctcctccccctccccggACGCCGTCTCCGCGGCAATCGCCTCCCTCCCCACCCGCCTCACCCCGCCGCTCCTCGCATCCTCCCTCGCCGCCACCTCcgacctccgcctcctcttcccgcTCCTCACCCACTCCCTCAACCTGCCCACCTTCCGCCCCTCCCCGGCCCCCTTCCTCGTCGCCGTCAAGCGGCTCGGCACCGCCGCCCTCTACCACGAGTTCGACCGCACCTGCGCGCTCGTCTTCTCCCTCCTCCCGTCCCTCCCCTCCCCAGGTCCCCTCCTCCGCGCCGCGCTCTACTTCTACTGCGAGTTCCGCCGGCCCGGCAAGGCGTTCCACGTCTACACCCTCATGCGCGCGTCCGCCGACCCGGCGGCGCGCCCCGACGCCGGCACCTACCACACGCTCTTCGCCACGCTGCTGGCGCGCGGGGGCAGCGACTCCATGGTCCACTACATGTACATGGACACCGTCGCCGCGCTGTTCCGGCAGATGCTGGAGGAGGGGATCGCGCCGGACACCCGGGCCGTCAACGTGCTCGTCAGGGGCTACGCGCAGTCGCTGCACCTCAACGACGCGCTGCGCGTGTTCCACCAGATGGCGCCGCACTACGGGTGCCAGCCCGACGCCTTCACGTACAGCTACCTCGTGCACGGGCTCAGCGCGCAGGGCCGGACGAATAACGCACGGgagctgttcgacgaaatgcgggGGAAGGGGATGGTGCCAACGGAGCAGGCCTGCAACGCGTTCGTCAGCGCGCTCGCGGTGGCCGGGGAGGTCGCGGAGGCTGAGCGGGTGATGTGGGAGCTGGCAGAGGCGGGGATGGTGGTGGATCATATCACGAGGAGGGCGGTGGTGGAGGAGCTGGGCAGGGCGGGGAAGAGGGAGGACGCTGACAGAGTGGTCAGGGAGATGGAGGAGATGGGCATTCTCAGAGTAGCCGAGCGGCAAGAGCTCCTGGGTTCAATCCGCGACGAGTGCGGCGATGGCGACTACAGTACTGACGAGAGCATGAGGGGTGGTGATTGGCGACGGCGAAGAGGTTAG
- the LOC124666176 gene encoding putative RNA-binding protein YlmH has product MDILDMAQMASQRRDVFHTSFLTPPIIKEAMLAIEKLADIKAVAQGGYPQAERCRISVGHPDSMRSNPDVVAALSISGNFRLEPCSHGDFLGAILGAGITREKVGDILLQGERGAQVIVDPELVDYLTSTLEKVGKVGISCTQIPLLAIEYEPPRTKSSKTVESSLRVDAVASAGFKISRTKLGSMMSSGDVRVNWSVVTKSGATLKAGDVVSVSGLGRLKIGEIETTKRGKYVVQLIQYL; this is encoded by the exons ATGGACATTCTGGATATG GCACAAATGGCTTCCCAACGAAGAGATGTCTTCCACACCAGTTTTCTTACTCCGCCTATCATAAAGGAGGCTATGCTGGCAATCGAGAAGTTAGCTGATATCAAAGCAGTAGCTCAGGGGGGTTATCCACAG GCTGAGCGGTGCCGAATTTCAGTTGGACATCCAGACTCTATGAGAAGTAACCCAGATGTAGTTGCTGCTTTGAG CATATCCGGAAACTTCCGATTGGAACCCTGTTCTCATGGTGACTTTCTCGGTGCTATTCTTGGGGCAGGAATAACAAGGGAGAAAGTTGGAGATATACTTTTGCAG GGGGAAAGAGGTGCTCAGGTCATTGTTGATCCAGAACTTGTTGATTATCTGACTTCCACACTAGAAAAG GTGGGGAAAGTTGGTATTTCATGCACCCAGATTCCATTGCTTGCTATAGAGTATGAGCCACCAAG GACCAAATCTTCTAAAACTGTAGAATCATCACTTCGGGTTGATGCTGTGGCCAGTGCAGGATTTAAAATCTCACGCACAAAGCTTGGTAGCATGATGAG TTCTGGAGATGTCCGTGTGAATTGGTCAGTGGTTACGAAAAGTGGAGCTACCCTAAAAGCTGGGGATGTTGTTTCTGTCAGTGGGTTGGGGAGATTGAAG ATTGGAGAAATCGAGACTACGAAGAGAGGCAAATATGTAGTTCAGCTGATTCAATATCTGTAG